The nucleotide window attaaatgcaagaataacaacaatattgaataaatagctagaatcatatattaaatgatcaaaagattacataatggcttgtttgaatacctcaaaactcACAAGGGTAGATgtatgtctatgatagctttgcaaaggatgaagaaaagagATGAAGATTCCATGCCGActcatgatgtctcaacaaatcttgggtagaatctactcctaacaccttgctttgtgtttttCTATAGAAATGCATCTTTCTCTAAGAACccaaaaaatctccaaaaatggTGCCGTTCCTCCAAGAAAAACGTGATCTCCCTTCTCTGTGTCTATTCTTCCAATAGTGGCATCCtcctattttttcttctctcgGGTCAACAACAATGATGGGTCAAAAGCCCAATTGTTTCTAACTTCCCCTTATGTTTTtcacttctttttctttattattcacACCAGCCATTTAGCACATTAATATAAGCTCATCCAAATTTTCTTACTTTTCTCctattactactactactactactactaataataataataataataataataatagtaaaataaactaattgactcaattaataaataaaaccacaatttatttaaaatgactctaaatgaaatactaaactaataaaatagactaaaaacttaattaaaaagactCAAAAAATGTGATATGACGGACTGTCATCAAAGCATCCGTTGCATTCAAAATCTGCATTAGACTATGATCAATAAACTACTTTAAAAGGATTGAAAAAACCAACACAACTCAACTCCTTTCTTATATGTTTTTCTCACTTGCACTCATCATTCCTAAGATGTTTGACTCTGAAAATTCAATACCTTATCTTCATCATCTCTAAGGTACATGTTCGCTAAccctatactctttacttaGATCATCCACTTCACGcacaaaattatttaactttGATATTCTGTTTTATATTAACACTTCATAACATTCTGAAGTCTGTTATAACATTGTTTTTCCAAGTTTCAATGTGAGAAATATTTTTAACGTGTAggattaaatttcaaaatagtcacAATTCAAGCCCCCTTTTCATATGACTATTATATCTACAATTCATTAAGCcttttgcatataaaaattaaatagatcacaaaacataattgaataaaagatttgaataaatttgatccaacaataaaatagatttttatctTCAAACTTTAATCAATAGGTGTTTGGTTATTTATGGTAACTAAAGAGAAATtacaaatgaattaaaacataCTCTAAAAACAAAGGTTGAAGAGAGACTCCTCCGTTGATGCTCTTAGCACTTACATTCCTCTTGAACCGTCAAGTTCTAAATGAATAATTGTGAATGATAACCCTTGTACTTGTAGGCAAGTTTATAACTGAGTTTGGCTTGAAAAACTCGACTTTTTCCTCGAACCCGCGTAGAAAAAACTGCagaacactattttttttatcggCCTCACGGCTGGGGCTACGCGTGCAGTGCGTGCTAAAAAGAATGTTTTTCAACACTGTTTCACGCACCAGGGACACATGGCAGCACTCACAAGGCTTATGTCTTCATcttttaatgtgttttttttcttcttttttcttcatctttcgGAATGTTTTCttcccaacttaaaaaatatcaacCGTATAAATAATATACCATAAAAAGTAGTGGGGGCAGTTGTCCCCAATCTACACTAAGTAACTCCGTCCCCGCACATTTCAATATCTCAACCTATCCAATGTGGATTATTCCATGAAAAAATCAATATTGCTGATCCGATTGACATGTGTCAAAGTTTTTCAAGAGCCATTAAAATTCATTATTGGTTGATTAGTTTCCTGGATCTGTTGCCCATACTTACTTGTTTTGCATCTCTAAAATGGTTGAATAAATCACAACATTTTTATTCAGATTTTGGTGGAAGTTTGTTTTAGCtattttaaaccattttttgtaaaaaaaaaaaaaaaaaacatttttataatatttcataGAAAACTGTAAACCATTAAATTCTTTAATTCtcatgaaaattttaatttcaatttctaCACAACAAATCCAATTATttgttttcaattataaaaatcaaattttaaagtgGATATTCTCATGAAAATGTTCAAAGCATATCTTAACAAAATGTTATCAGCATATGTGTCGCTCTCTTGGCTAAAACGTGGTCCAGAATCATTACCCAAAAGAGAACGTTGAGATTGTATGATTATTATCATTTCAAGAGAATTATCCTGAAAAATGATGAACACCACGTTTCTATTATTATATTACTATTCCATTATGGCTAGTCATTTATCAATTGCTACCAAATAGGGAAAGTAGCTAAGAAAATagcaaaagaaagaaagcaTGGTCATGTCTATGTTTTATAATTTCATGTTCCCACAACCACCATCTATATTTATCACAGCCATGTCAATTATAAGTTTTGTTGCATCTTCAAGTTATGGTATTTCTGAAATTAGAGGAAAGCATTTGAATTATTCCAAATTTTGGAATGCAAATAATAACAAAACCAATAGTGGAAAGCAAATTAAGTTGTCAAGTAAGGTTGGTATGTTGTTGCTCTATACTCCTGCTTTTCTAGCTGGTGCAGTGTCCTTTTGGATCTTTCCTAATGAAGGTTTAAGATCTACAATCCTTCAAGGTGCTTTGACCCTTCACTACTTCAAGAGAGTCTTTGAGGTAATACTTGATATACTTTATGGTCTCACACCACCATcaagatttttcttttctatagaTATTCTAATGATTTCTTTCAACTTAAGACCTACATATAGTTTTTGTTATCAATTTTGATCTTTATATTTGATAATATTTGACACTTATTTAATGGAAATCCAAGTGTTTAGTCTAAGCGAGTTTTGTTTTAGGGCTACTAGTTTTTTACCCTTCTATAATATTGATCATTTCGGTttttccttgtaaaaaaaattgtttggatTATGTCCTTATAAATTAAAGATTTTTCAAAATACTCAACGAATGGTTGAAGTCACATTTAGACCATCCACTATGGTGGTAAAAGtgtatttgatgaaaaaaaaattgcgcATAATGAAGAACATACCTAAATGAATGGTTGAAGTCACActtagaccatccacaatggtgGAAGCATAACCTACTTAGCACCGCATTAAATAGGCATCCTATTGTGGAGTAAAATATATGGGTGCCATTGGAGAAGGGTGACTATGGAAGAACCCTCTATCTCTTCATTTTTCGTGGGACctatttaataaatcttaataaattatataaattttgttgaaacgTAATGATAGAGAATTATTTGTGGGacttatttaataatttcttttgagcTGCTGGGTTGGAGAAAATTGGTGCTTATTAAGTATTACCGTAAAGTTAATGATAGGGACTCATATGAAACATTTGAGCACCTAATTTGAGGTTCTCAGTTTTGGATGGATGGTCTTAAAGAATATATAgtgagatgatcaatatatatatataaggttttGCTTAAAATTGGATGTCCATCTCACTTGTATGATTTTTCTTGAGTCAATATATATTGATTCttcgagtttttttttatgacccAACGATTATCaagtaaatgatattttaatatatcCTCTATTCCACGTCATCAAAAATTGTTAGTCACTTCAATTTCTATTGGACACGTCATCAAACCTTACATGATCACAATTATTTAGTTAcacacatattttaaaaaaggtgaaaaaaaataaaagaattaaataatatatattttaaatataattaaataatactcaagatacattaattattacattaaataggtttattatttatttataatatatattataaatcagatacatcaattataatttaaaaaaagaatatttgcttacaaaaataaattgaacatcgttaaaaatgtaaaaagatGATCTACAAATAAACACATTAGATCTGAGTTGTTAGCATAAAACAGGAAAATGTCTACTAATAATGTTGTGAAATCAAAGTGATCAGAATACACACATATATCTGGATATGCAACGTTGACGACCTAATCATTGGTTGAATCAATATTTGATTGAAATTCTATCAATCTAAATTATCAAACAAAcaatgcaacaaaaaaataaatagaacaaCAACCACACTaagacaaaaaatcaaataaaactttcCTCTGAGATGACAAAATCACAAACATCAAAACacgaaagaaaaatatgatatttatgaaaaccacttatttaaattaaaataacggCATTAAAATATGCACAAAGGTGATATCGGGTCGAAATATGGTCCAAAACCACCTCTTTTGGATGAAAGGAGAAGAGAAAACTTAGTGATACTATGGAGTTTatcactattaaaaaaattagagctGGTTAGTTTTCTGAATTTGaatgtaaaatatgtttttgatccctataaatattcagaattttgtttttaattcttataaaataaaatcacacttttttaGTCAATGTGACATTTTCGTTTTGCATTTCTAAGGATCaaaaaagtttatgaaaattttaaaactgttgatggaaaatttacatgaactaaaatgtgattttttttttttaggccaaAGGGGCAGCAGATGGAAACTAGCTGCAACaacctatatatataataaaaagaaaccAATAACAAAAGGAGAAAGGGGACATAAACCAAAACCTTCTCAAACGataaaagaaacacaaaaaagGGGAGCAAACCTCTAAcccatgaaaagaaaaaaacaagaaaaggaAAGCAAAACAAAGGGAACAGGAAAATAACAGAAAAAGATATGCAACCCAAAGAAAAGAACTTGAATATTCAATCTGGAAATCTACCTTTAGAGCGGGTATTATGAACTTGAAAATCCTTCTGCCTCTTCTTTTTTGTGGCCTTAGACACCACCTCAGTGAATTCCATAGAAGCAAAACGGTGCTTCAAATAGTTGACAGCTGCTGCTCTCTTTTCCTCATCGGTATAAAGAGGCACAATATCTCCAACAtcaattcctttttgaacatgttGCCGTAATATTTCCATGTCATGAGCAATGTTTGGATTTAGAACCTCATCAGAAACAGTCATTCTAAAAGAAGGTAAACCACACCAAGATGGAGAATCTTGAGTGTAGTCCAAATCAGTGACGGCGTCACTCCATTGACCAACTATTAGCATATCAGGATATTTGTTAATTCGTTGATCATCTCCTTCAATCTTAGCCAAATCAGTGGTATGAACTAACATTTGAATTGGTTGCACGACAGATGTTTCAACATAAATGCTAGGAAGTATCTCTTTCTCAAGATTTAAAACATCTGTGCACAACCTCTCTAGATCTTATTATATTAGTAACAAGGGGGTCTTCAAATGTCCCAGGTTTGCTACTACCTTGCACTTGTGCCACATTCCTTTTAGGAACAAAaacctgtttggtttttttaataGTGTCGTTTTTAATAACAACCTTTTCAAGATCAATTTTATTGGCAGGATCTTCATTCCATTGATCAGAAGAATGACCAATAGAATTGCTAGTGAAACAAAAGTAAGGGTGTTTTTCATACTCAATTTCAATGTCAAAAGTAAAATTTTCCCTTTCAATCCACAAAGAGTCTGGAAGAAAACCAGTCGTATTGATATCAACTAGAACGCGTGCATAATGACCAAATGATTGGTTTAACGTGTGCTGATCAATAATTATAGGCGTGCCAATAGCCCCAACAATCTCAAATGAAATTCTAGGTTGCCAATATTCCAAAGGAAGATAATGAAAACAAACCCATACCCGACTATGAGTTTGTTTTTGatcaaaagtgttaaaatcaactaaaatgtgatttaattttatagagactaaaaataaggttttgaatatttatagtaATAAAAACGTATTcaacattaaattttataatacttcaataacactaaatttattttaaatattattttatagagcACTAACTTAAAAAGATAtgccctaaaaaaaaatacttaaaaaagaTATATCAAGTGTTCTCCTCCACCTTCAAAACcttttatttaaacatatttaaccctacacctttttttttttttttttttgtatataaatagATTTTGTTTACAATAGttaatatattgatttttgttttgttgtgcaTGGTATTTCATAATGTTGTTTTTGCTATATTCTGCAGTCTCTGTTTGTTCACAAATATAGTGGTTCTATGATTCTTGATTCTGCAATTCCAATCACTCTGAGCTACTTTATGTCAACTGTAACTATGATCTATGGCCAACACCTCACAAAGGACTGTCCAGAACCACAAATTAATTTGATATATCCAGGAATTGTGTTGTTCCTAGTTGCCATCATTGGCAATTTATACCATCATTTTCTTCTATCAAAATTGAGAGGAAAAGGTGAAAAAGAATACAAGATTCCTAAAGGTGGCTTATTTGGGATTGTGATATGTCCTCATTATATGTTTGAGATAATTGATTTTTATGGGGTATTTTTCATTTCCCAAACATTGTATTCATTGATTTTTGCTATAGGCACCACTTTCTACTTGTTAGGTAGGAGTCATGCAACTAGGAATTGGTATCTTTCTAAGTTTGAAGATTTCCCAAAAAATGTTATGGCTGTTATCCCATTTGtgttttaaattgttgaaaCATTAATCCCTGTTGTAGACGAGGCATTTGGTTGTGACATTTATAATATGTTGTATCCTTGTGCATGTAtgttggaataattttttttttttgtcaaatagtccaATAGTTAGAGAAAATTCAGGGTTGGAGCCTCTACCCCTgtatatattattcaatgtcTCTGTTAACTGAGATgaactcacaaaaaaaaaaaatatgtttatttgaTCATGTGAAATAAGAAGGTTCTTTGTTCgacatgaaattaatttaataaatgaatgactattaatttaatttgtaaacTATTATTCTCTCTCAAATTTGGTCcctaaattattaaaattaactaaAAGATCTATAATTATATTATCATCTATCAATTTGCAGTCCATCATCAATTATTAGTTTagagaccaaattgatggatgaaTGAATGATAATGTAGAGGGTCTTCGCACCGGTAGTCCTTTTCTCTAGAAGTGAGGTCTAACAGGGAAAGTGTTCCAAGCAAGGTGCCACAAACGGGGTGGGATGGGGATGATTGGCATCATAGGAGACCGCAACGTGGGAAAGTGTTGCGACAGGATGATCGAGGATAGGACAAGAAGCGGGAGAGCAAGCGTCAAGGAGGGTCTACTGGTAATGGCAATCGACAGTCTAGGTCAAGGGTTAGGGTAGGTTCGCGGACGACAGCGTATGGCAGGGGCGGTTCTAGGGTTGGGGACCGATCACCAGCGGAATTGGATAGCACCGACGGCGGTCAGCTTCAAGAGAGCCACGCTGGAACCAAAATGTTGAAGGCAGTCGTACGGTTGCTGCTTCTCATGGGCAGTCGCATGAGGTTCATAATTGAAGGAAGTGGGAGCACGCGGATTCTCCGTATAAACGGTTTATCACTTtctattttatgaatttttcggcacaattatcaaatttatatttaaggAAAGGCTTTTAAGTGTGTGGTATTCTTGAGGATGTTGTGGTTCCTAGTAAACAGAACGGGCATGGAGATGTTGGTTCCTAGTAAGATTTTCAAAAGTGAGAGATGTTGGTACGCTTTTGAAACTGCTTAATGCTATTTTTTTCGGTAATTTTCGTGTAAGGGCCAAAATGGCTCGTTTTGATTAGGGGTGGGCATATACGGGTGAACTCGAATTTACCCGACCAACCTGATGTAAATTTACACATTTGATTCGGGTTAAAACGGGTATCTGGTTTGCGGGTGAATTTTACGGGTTATTATGGGTATACTCGGTTCGGTTCGGGTGGTTAACTTGGACCGGAACCCTAACTAACCCGACCAACCCGATCGAagcattattattataataataataatattaataattagaattagtcttattattattgaagCATTATTATTGAGGCTGAAgcattactattattattattagttttttctaTAATTGTTTCCCACAAGTCCACAACACAtcccaaaattgaaaaatgtctAGCCCACTTaaaacctaaaccctaaccaGCTAGCACTCACTTGTTTCCTCCATGTTGTCGTCACACTTCCTCTCTGTATACTGTATTTGTCCTTCTAACTCcctccctctttctctctcctctctatTATCTCTATTCACCTTTGATATGTGTATGTCCATTCCTCTCTATTAATCACAACTACAAATGAAAACTTTATTTATTGTAAACAAACACAGATCCGTCAAAACAATGGAAAAGAACACGAATTGAATTTGAGAAAGGAATGATCCAAATCTACTTCTTCTCTTTATCTTCATAAATTTATGGACTTTTGTTATTTGAGACTGTGTCTCTGGGTTTTTCTATTCATAGgtgtttgttattatttatttgttttttttttttatgacacaACCCGGTAAACCGATCCGAATCAACCCGAAACTCGAGAACCCGAAACCCGGATAAcccaattttcaatttcaggtGCATTAGGGTTGCTTTCTCCATCCATGGGTTGGCTCGGATTTAGGGTTTGAACCCGAACCCGACCCTATGCCCACCCCTAGTTTTGATCGATCAGCTTCTCTTGTGGGGAAGGAGGAGTATGTGGAGGACGGTATGGTAGGAAATGTGGAAGTGGGGATGAAAGGTGATCAAAAAATAAGGGAGAGGGAGAAGGTGGGGGTGGGGGTGGGAGATAAAACATATGCGGAGGAGAGGGAGAAAAAAATGTGAGTTGGGGTTGCATGGTGTGGGAGGAGGGAGTTCGGAGGTTGTGATGGATGGTGGTGGGACCGGTGGTGAGTGTAACTGTAACACCCCAGACTGCTTTCAAGATTgccgactgaccccacaaaccaacacgagtcttttcagtgtattttgtcctcactcgcacgcttatCGGGAAACTTCCCGGTTGGTCACCCATctcaaaattgctccaagtcaagcacgcttaactgtgaaGTTCTTATGGAAcgagctaccgaaaagaagatgcatcttgttgatataggtagtaccaaacaattcttataagccttccttcaaccatgcagtccCATACCTACATAGTCTtaggatccctctcattccgatgtgatttAGTTTTTCCTCGAAGCATACCAAGAGCCGGACTACTCGCCGCCCTCATCAGCCTCAGGCGTTACATGCCCACCAAGCGGAGGCATTACAGTAACACCCTAAATTCTAAAAGCGATAAATTATGCTAATGATACGGACATATCAAGAATCTAGATGTTACTTCATCAATAAATCACCAAGCATGCATAAATAATAGTTTTCTCAAAACATCGCACCGGAATAAAAATATCATCACCAATACAATCAGTAGAACATCTCGAATTAACCATGTCTCAAATCATAATACATCACCAAGTATAAAATCTCATCTCAACAACTAGTCATAAGACTCCAAACATAAAGACATCCTAATCAGAGCCAACACACTAGACTCCGAAAAAGCGAGGAAGCTCCGAGCTTTCCTCAAGCAACTCACCCAAGCAACAAACTAGTCTTGCACaccgtctacccatccatatgGTAATAGTAATCCCTGATGTGGACGAGACATTTGGTTGTGACATTTATAATATGTTGTATTGTTGTGCATGTATGTtggaataaaatatatatttttcaaatagtcTAGTAGTTAGAGGGAATCCATGGTTGAAACCTATATCCTATATTCAATGTCTCTTAACTGAGATGAACTCACGAAAACTAAATTTGTTTATTGAATCATGTGAAATAAGAAAATACTTTGTTCGacatgaaattaaatttaataaatgaatgactttcaatttaatttataaactatCATTGTCTCACAAATTGGATccctaaattataaaaattaaataaaagatctataaattatattttcatctATCAATTTGCAGTCCATCATCAATTATTGGTTTAGAAaccaaattgatggatgaaTGAATGATAATGTATAATTGATTGATCTTTAGGtagattttaataatttatcgACTAAATTGACGAGAGAGATAGTTTAGAGACCAACGATCTAATGTTTATTCAATTgctatttgaatttgaatgtaaATTGGCTTATGTGAGAAATAATGCAACAAAACACAATGTGTAGGATCCGTTCATGATCGCTAAGGTACATGTTTTCTAACCATGATGAGAGATTTAGAACCTTATGTTATAGTTTGgattttaaatagatttttatagtgtaatatgtttttgttattaattttttaataatttttttttaggaaaactttaaataaaaaattcatttgaatAGCTTATCTtaaaatgttgttttaattttttttagatactaaaattttaaaagaaaaaaaaaactctaaaaaagtgctattttaattaacttttcataaaaatcatttttgaaagatttcattttgaaaaagtatATGATATTTACTACGTAAAATCTcgaacaatgaatatttaagcTAGTGAATGTCGAAATctattttttaacttatatcaaatgagtttgaaataacttttattttttagaagattTCCAAataatccatttttaaaaatacaaacaaaaatcaattttttaaatatctatAACATACATGCCTTAGCTTATCGTTAACACCTATGAAGCCCTGATACCTGATACGATAGAAATACGATACGGTGTCGATACATTAATAcgggaaaattttaaaattaaagataCGATATGGCCGAGAtattttaataacaaaaattaaatataagtcacatattaaaactcaaaatattgGACTATGAACTAAAATCTATTGACAATTGTGATTTGGTGGTTTTTCCCTTTGATGTTGTAGGCATCAATGATGGTGAAAGGGTATTTGATGAAATAAATTACGCATAATTGGGAACATACCTAAATGAATAGATGAAGTCACACTTGAGGCAGAGAATGCATGTTGAGGAACATATATTGTGAGATAATCAATATAGGAGTACATAAATACTTTAAgattttggttaaaatatgGTGTTTCTGTTCGACGGAAAATTTATTGAATTGGTAgcctatattttttaattgtgagATG belongs to Medicago truncatula cultivar Jemalong A17 chromosome 6, MtrunA17r5.0-ANR, whole genome shotgun sequence and includes:
- the LOC25496145 gene encoding 3-oxo-5-alpha-steroid 4-dehydrogenase 2 encodes the protein MVMSMFYNFMFPQPPSIFITAMSIISFVASSSYGISEIRGKHLNYSKFWNANNNKTNSGKQIKLSSKVGMLLLYTPAFLAGAVSFWIFPNEGLRSTILQGALTLHYFKRVFESLFVHKYSGSMILDSAIPITLSYFMSTVTMIYGQHLTKDCPEPQINLIYPGIVLFLVAIIGNLYHHFLLSKLRGKGEKEYKIPKGGLFGIVICPHYMFEIIDFYGVFFISQTLYSLIFAIGTTFYLLGRSHATRNWYLSKFEDFPKNVMAVIPFVF